From the genome of Blastocatellia bacterium, one region includes:
- a CDS encoding ATP-binding protein — MRQERGPETYSISLSIASGFEFVELVERVTATLARLAGFDEETAMWISMAVREAVINAIKHGNKEDRQKRVEIQYAFNHEGLSIRVLDQGSGFDLSQVPNPLDPENLLKPTGRGIFYMKAFMDEVDIWSSPGRGTVVRLRKKMRSESP, encoded by the coding sequence ATGAGACAGGAGCGGGGCCCGGAGACCTACAGCATCAGTCTGAGCATAGCGAGCGGCTTCGAATTCGTCGAACTCGTGGAGAGGGTGACCGCGACGCTCGCCCGCCTCGCAGGATTCGATGAGGAGACGGCCATGTGGATCAGCATGGCCGTGCGCGAGGCCGTCATCAACGCCATCAAGCATGGCAACAAGGAGGACCGACAGAAGCGGGTCGAGATCCAATACGCCTTTAATCACGAGGGCCTCAGCATCCGCGTGCTTGACCAAGGAAGCGGTTTCGACCTCTCCCAGGTGCCCAATCCGCTGGACCCGGAGAACCTGTTGAAGCCAACCGGACGCGGCATCTTCTACATGAAGGCGTTCATGGATGAGGTGGACATCTGGTCATCGCCGGGCAGGGGAACGGTCGTCCGATTGCGGAAGAAGATGCGCTCGGAGAGTCCGTAG